In Streptomyces sp. NBC_01381, the sequence GCAGCCGGGCGACGCGGGCCTGGTCTCCGGCCTGATCAACACCTCCCGCACGATGGGCGGCGCGCTCGGCCTCGCGGTGCTCTCCACGGTGGCGGCCGCGCAGATGGGCGGCTCGACGTCCCGGCAGGCGCTGACCGACGGATACGCGATGGCGTTCCGCACCAGCGGGTTCATCCTGCTTGCGGGCGTGGTGGTGGTGCTTCTGTGGATGCCGAGGCAGCGGGCCTCCGAAGGCTGAGGGGTCTCCAGGGTCCGAGGCAACGGTTCGTGGCCCTCATGGACTCCAATGTGCAAGGAGGTATTCATGGGGGAGCGAAAGCAGGTCTTGGACGGAGAGTTCCAGGGCTTCGTCACCAACCGCTGGTCGCAGCTGATGCGCACGGCCTTTCTTCTGACGGGCCAGCAGCACGCGGCAGAGGACCTGGTGCAGTCGTCCTTGGAGCGGACCTATGTGTCCTGGCGCAAGGTGAGCGCGGCAGGTGATCCGGACGCGTATGTGCGCCGGATCATGATCAACACCCATGCGCGCAGACACCGGAGAAAGCTCAAGGAGTTCCTGTCACTGCAGGACGAGGCCCCGGTGCTCGACACCTGCGAGCGCGGCGACCGCATGGCACAGGCGGACGACCGGGCGGCCCTGCTGCGCGCCCTCGCCCAACTGCCCGTGCGCCAGCGCGAAGCGGTCGTCCTGCGCTACTGGGAGGACTTGAGCGAGACCCAGACCGCCGAGGCCATGGGCTGCTCGGTGGGGACCGTGAAGAGCAACGCAGCCAAGGGGATCGCCAAGCTGCGCGCCATACCCGCACTGACCGAGAAGGTCGGAAGCCGAGGGGAGAACTGATGACCAGGGACCAGGACCCGGCGCAGGACGACACCGCCGCGCACAGTGACATCGCCCACCGCCTCGCGACTGTGGCGGACGAGGTCGAGATCGGCACGGCTCCGTACCAGGCGGTGCTGCGCGGCGGACGGCGCAGGAAGGCGCGCCGCTGGGTGGTCGGTGCGGTGGCGGCCGTGGCGATCGCCGGCTCCACGGGGTCGCTGGCGCTCGCGATGGTGGACGGACGCGACCAGGCCCAGGTGGCATCACAGGACGGGACGGCGAGGGAACGGCACGTCTACACACCTCAGTTCACCCCGCTGACCGAGGTCTTCGACGAGGCGGGGACCCCGGTGCCCCAGGTGGAGCTGCAGGTGTGGGGCGCTCCGCGCGACGACGCGGAGGCACGCGGCCAGAAGAAGGCGATGATCAAGGCCGGTGTGTGGGACGAGCGGACGACCGACCCCGTCCCGAACTTCGACGTGCCGTGGTACGCGGTCACCATCGCGGCCGACGGCAAGAAGAAGGTGGCGTCCTTCGGCCTCCAGGACAAGGACCCCGGCGGCGACGACGGGCTGAGCTTCGCCTCGGCGGAGATCGAGGTGCAGGGCAAGAAACTGACCGTCGGGCACGTAGGCCCGAAGACCACGCGCATCGAGTTCGAGTACGAGAACGGCACGTCCGAGCCGGAGCTGACCAAGGCGGCGGGCTCTGGGTACCTGTGGTTCACGCGGGAGGAGGACGGACCGGGCCCGGGCGGCAAGCTGGTGGCCATACGTCTCTACGACGGGGCAGAGAGGGTGGAGACGGTGGTGCAGGACTGAGCGCGGCCGGGGACCGGCGTCACCCACGGTGCGGCAGAGACCGGCGTCACCGTGGGTGCGGGGTCACAGCCACCCCTGCTGCCGGGCCTCCCGCACCGCCTCCATCCGGTTCCGCGTCCCCGTCTTGCCGATCGCCGCGGAGAGATAGTTCCGCACGGTCGACTCCGACAGGTGCAGCTTGCCCGCGATGTCGGCGACCGTGGCACCGTCCACCGAGGCCTTCAGTACGTCCGCCTCGCGGGCGGTCAGCGGGTTCGGCCCCGCGCTCAGGGCCGCCGCGGCGAGCGCCGGATCGATGACCGTCTCGCCCCGAAGGGCCTGGCGGATCGCCTCGGCCAGGTCCTCGACCGGCCCGTCCTTGACCAGGAAGCCGACCGCTCCCGCCTCCATGGCGCGGCGCAGATAGCCGGGCCTGCCGAAGGTGGTGAGGATGAGGACCCGGCACTCGGGGCACTCCTCGCGCAGGTCGGCCGCGGCCTCCAGACCGCTGCGGCCCGGCAGTTCGACGTCGAGCAGCGCCACGTCGGGGCGCGCGGTCAGCGCGGCGTCCACGATCTCGTCGCCCGCCCCCACCTGCGCCACGACCTCGATGTCCTTCTCCATGCCGAGCAGCAGGGCGAGCGCGCCCCGCATCATGCCCTGGTCCTCGGCGAGCAGGACTCTGATCATGGGGTGCGCTCCTCCGGGACGGTGCTCAACTCGGTGACCGGCAGCGTCGCCGTGACCCGGAAGCCGCCGTGCGGTGCGGGCCCCGACTCCAGGGAGCCGCCCGCCGCCGCCAGGCGTTCGGCCAGGCCCTTCAGCCCGCTGCCGGGCGCGGTCGAGCCTACGCCGCGGCCGTCGTCGGCGATCAGCAGCCGGGTCCGTTCGGCGGTGCCCGCGACCTCGATCTCGCAGTGGGTCGCGCGGGAGTGGCGTACGACATTGGTGGCGCACTCACGGACGACCCAGCCGAGCAGCGCCGCCGTCTGCGGGGCGAGCGGCGGCCCCGACTGGCGTACGACCGCGTCGATGCCCGCCGCCTCCAGGAGATCGCGGGCCCGGTCGAGCTCCGTGGCGAGGCTGCCCTCGCGGTAGCCGGTGACCGCCTCGCGGATCTCGGTCAGGGCTTGGCGGCCGACGGACTCGATGTCGGTGACCTGGCCGAGGGCCGCGTCCAGGTCGCGGGGGGCCAGGCGCCGCGTGGCCTCCGCCTTCACGACGATCACCGAGAGGGTGTGGCCGAGCAGGTCGTGCAGATCGCGGGAGAAGCGAAGACGTTCCTTCTCGACGGCGCTGCGGGCCAACTCCTCACGGGTGGACCGCAGTTCCTTGACCGTCTCGGAGAGAGCGAGGATCGCCCCGGTCACCATGACGGAGATGAGCGTGCCGTAGGCGATGCCCGCGGCGTCCCAACCGTCCCGAAGGCCGCCGACCACGGCCGCGGCGATGCTCAGGGCGATACCGGCGGGAGCGAGCTGCCTGCCGCGCAGGACCGCCCCGGTCGCGAGGCCCAGGAGCGGGAAGAACATCAGCCAGCTGCCGCCGTAGCCGATGGCGAGGGCGAAGGTCACCGCGGTCAGCGCGAGCAGGCTGTGCTTCGTCACGCGCGCCTCCCTGGCCTGCTTGTGGAAGGCCCGGAACACCACGTTGATGTAGAGGGAGTTGAAGGCCAGCAGGCCGATGCCGCCGATCCACGGGTTCCCGGTCTTGCCCTGGATGACATTGGAGAAGGAGCCCATGCCCATCAGGAGCCAGGGCAGCAGCGCGAAGCCGTTGGGCGGGCCCAGGTCGTTGGGGTCGCTGCGGCCGTACTTCTCCTTGGCCCGCATCTCGGAGAGCTGCGCCCTGGCACCCGCCTTCCAGCGGGTGATGTGACGCCCGAACTCCTGGCGCCGGGCGCTCTTCCCGGATATCGCTGACATGACCTCTCCTGTCGCGCCGTTGCGCCTCGCCGGCGTCGTCATACCGTCCGCGCAGCCCTGCGGTACGAGACCACAGCGTACGAACCGAACACCAGCAGCCAGGCGATGAGCACCGCGACCGTGCCGAGGCCGATCCCGGAGCCGTCCGTCACGGATGTGCCGAGGTCCGCGTAGCGGTGTGTGGGTGTCCAGTCGGACAGTGTGCGCAGCCAGCCGGGGAACAGGTCGACGGGGAACCACAGGCCGCCGAGCACCGCGAGCCCCAGATTGCACGCCGTGTTCACCACGCCCGTGGTCTGCGCGGTCAGGCGGTAGCCGTTGCCGAGCCCCAGCATCGTGAAGGGCAGCGAGCCGGCCCAGAGCAGCACAGCGGCCGCCGCCCACTGCCAGGGCGCCATGCGTACGCCGTTGACCAGGCCGCCCGCGGCGAACACGGCCACGATCGCCGGAAGCACCGTCACCGCCCCGGTCAGGGCCCGGCCGAGCACGACATCGCGGGGCGTCATCGGCGTGGCCCGCAGCTGCCGCAGCCAGCCGATCGTCTTGTCCTCGGCGACGCCGGTACCGGTGTTCAGGGCGGCGATCACGGCACCGTACGCGGCCATGCCGACCATGGACGTGGTCTTCCACTCGGCGTATTCGGAGCCGCCGCCGACGTTGGTGAACAGCAGATACATCAGGACCGGAAGGCCGATGCCGCCGATCACGAAGCCGGGGTCGCGCAGGGTCCTGCGTAGTTCGAGCCCGAGGTAGGCGACCATCACACGGCCTCCAGGGCGGACGCGGCAGGGGACGCGGGTGACGTCAGTGCGAGGAACGCGTCGTCGAGCGAGGCCGCCGCGACCCGCAGGCCACGGACCGCCCCCAGCTCCGCGAGCGCGACCACCGTCGCGTCGGAGTCCTCCGTACGCAGCGTGGCCCGGCCCCCGCGCACCTCCACGGACCGCACACCGGGCAGCAGGGTCAGGCCTTCCGTGCCGCGCCCGGCCAGGTCGAAGGAGACGGAGCTGCCGCCCGCGGCCCGCTTGACCTGCTCGCCGCTGCCGTCGGCGACGATCCTGCCGTGGTCCATGACGACGATCCGGTCGGCGTGCCGGTCCGCCTCCTCCAGGTAGTGGGTGGAGAAGAGGACGGTGTGGCCGCGCCGCGCGTAGCCGCGCATCGACGCCCAGAAGGCCGCCCGCGCCTCCACGTCGAGCGCGGCGGTCGGCTCGTCCAGGACGATCAGCGACGGGTTCCCGGCCAGCGCCACGGCGAACCGCACCCGCTGCGTCTGGCCCCCGGACAGCTTGTCCACGCGCCGCCCCGCGAGCTCCTCGATCCCGGCGAGCGCCAGCGCGTCGCCGAGCGGCATCGGCGCCGGATAGCGGCCCGCCACGAAGGAGACAAGCTCGCGCACGGTGACCCGCGGGACGAGCCGCCCCTCCTGGAGCATGGCGCCGACCCGCCCCGCGCGCACGGCGGCCCCGGGCGGGCCGCCGAAGAGCCGGACCTCGCCCGCGTCGGGGTCGTCGAGGCCGAGCAGCAGGGAGATGGCGGTGGACTTGCCCGCGCCGTTGCGGCCGAGCAGGGCCACGGTCTCGCCGGGCTCGATCCGCAGGCCGACGCCGTCGACGGCGCGCAGCGGGCCGAAGGCCTTGACCACGCCGGTGAAGGCCACGGCGGGTCCGTCCGCGGGGCTGCTCTCTGAGGTCTTCGTCATGTCTCTGACACTACGAATCCGGGGCGGCGCGGCGGCAGATGCGGTTGTACGGACTCGGCCGGTACAAATGTCACGGCTCGCCGTCCGCCCCGCCCGGCCGCTGAATCTGACGTGGTGTCAGGAGTCTTCACAAGTCCTGGGTGCTGGGCTATACATGGGGTCGCCGGACTGGAACGCGTTCTAGAACGGGCCGGTTCGACGACCGGCTCTCCGGCCCCGTTACGACCTCGGTGCGGCCGACGGTGCGGACGGCCGCGCCGAGGTCTCTGCCCTCCTCCCAAGGAGCTGCCACACATGCCCATCGACGCCGCGAAGGCCGTAGCCGCGGAGCCCAGGTCGGCCGAGATCGCCTGGGACCACAAGGACATCCAGCTCTACCACCTGGGTCTGGGAGCCGGCGTCCCCGCCACCGACCCCGACGAGCTGCGCTACACCCTGGAGTCCAGGCTGCACGTCCTGCCCAGCTTCGCCACCGTCGCGGGGGCGGGCATGGGCATGATGGGAGGCCTCTCCGCCCCCGGCATCGAGGTGAACCTCGCCGCCGTCCTGCACGGCGGCCAGACCATCACCCTGCACCGCCCGATCCCGGTCAAGGGCAGCGCCACGGCCACCTCCAAGGTCGCCGCCGTGTACGACAAGGGCAAGGCCGCCGTCCTCGTCCTGCGCTCCGAAGTGGCCGACGGAGAGGGCCCGTTGTGGACGAGCGACGCCCAGATCTTCGTACGCGGTGAAGGCGGATTCGGCGGCGACCGCGGCCCCTCCGCCCGCGTCCCGGCCCCCGACGGCGAGCCGGACCGTACCGTCGAACGCCCCGTGCGCGAGGACCAGGCGCTGCTCTACCGCCTCTCCGGCGACTGGAACCCGCTGCACGCCGACCCCGAGTTCGCCAAGCTCGCGGGCTTCGAGCGGCCGATCCTGCACGGCCTGTGCACCTACGGGATGACGCTCAAGGCCGTCGTGGACACGATGCTCGACGGCGATGTGTCGCGGGTGCGCGGCTACAGCACGCGCTTCACCGGTGTCGTCTTCCCCGGGGAGACCCTGCGGATCCGGATGTGGCGCACCGAGGGGCGCATCCAGGCGACCGTGACGGCGGTGGAGCGGGACGACGCGCCGGTACTCGCCGACACGGTCGTCGAGCACGCCTGAATCTTCGTACGAGAGGAGCCGCACCATGCGCGCAGCCGTACTGCACGAGATAGGCCAGGACAAACTCGAGGTCCTCGACGACGTCGAGGCGACGGGCTTCGGCCCCGGCAAGGTGAAGATCCGGGTGCGGGCCACCGGCCTGTGCCACTCCGACATATCGGCGATGAACGGCGTACTGCCGCAGCCCGCGCCGTTCATCCCCGGCCACGAGGGCGCGGGCGAGATCATCGACGTGGGCGACGGCGTGACCGGGCTCTCCCAGGGCGACCGGGTGCTGCTGTGCTGGCTGCCCGCGTGCGGCACCTGTCCCGCCTGCAAGCGCGGCCAGACCCAACTGTGCCTTGCCGGATTCATGAACGCGGGCACGCCCAACTTCAAGCGGCCCGGCGGGGACGTCTTCGGCTTCGCGGGTACGGGGACCTTCACCGAGGAGGTCGTGGTCGACGCGGGCTGCGCCGTGCCGATCCCGGACGACGTGCCCTTCGACATCGCGGCGCTGATCGGCTGCGGCGTGACGACGGGGCTCGGGGCGGCCATCAACACCGCTGATGTGGCCGCCGGTTCGTCGGTCGCCGTGATCGGCTGCGGCGGCGTCGGCATCTCCGCGATCCAGGGCGCGCGGCTCAAGGGGGCGGCGCAGATCATCGCGGTCGACCCGGTGGCATCGCGCCGCGAGGCCGCGCTGAAGTTCGGCGCGACGGAGGCGGTCGCCCCCGACGAACTCGCCGACGCCAAGCAGCGGGTGACCGCGGGCGAGGGCTTCGACTACGTCTTCGAGGTGGTCGGCAAGTCCGCCACGGCCCGCACGGCGTACGAGACGACGCGGCGCGGCGGCACGCTGTGCGTCGTGGGCGCGGGCGCCCTCGACGACTTCCTCCAGTTCAACATGTTCGAGCTGTTCTTCGACGAGAAGAAGATCCTGCCGTCCATGTACGGCGGCGGCGACGTCCTCACCTCTTACGAGCGGGCCATCACGCTGTGGCGCGCGGGCCGCATCGACCTGGAGAGCCTCATCACGCACCGGGTGCAGCTGCCCGAGATCAACGAGGCGCTGGATCAGATGCGTACGGGGGTCGCGCTGCGGACCTGCATCGAGATCTGAACTTCCCAGATCTGAACTTCCCAGCTCTGAACTCCCCGGTTCTGAACTCCCCGGTTCTGAAAGGACTTTGATCACTGATGTCACTGTCACCGTCACTGCCGCTCGAGGGTCTGTCCGCGATCGTCACGGGGGCGGGCCGGGGCCTCGGCCGCGCCGAGGCCCTCGAACTCGCCCGGCTCGGCGCGAGCGTCGTCGTCAACGACTTCGGGCAGCCAGGACGTGACGGCTCGGGCGAGGCCTCGGCGGCGCCGGCCGAGGAGGTCGCCGCGGAGATCCGTGCCGGGGGCGGGCAGGCGGTCGCGCACCTGGGCGATGTCGCGGACCACGAACAGGCGCGCGGGCTCGTCCAGTTGGCGATCGACACGTACGGCAAGCTGGACATCCTGGTCAACAACGCGGGCATTCTGCGGGACCGGATGATCTTCTCGATGAGCGAGGGCGAATGGGACTCCGTCATCCGCGTCCACCTCAAGGGCCACTTCAACACGACCCACTTCGCGTCGGTCCACTGGCGTGAGCGGTCCAAGGCGGCGGGGGAGCCGGTGTACGGCCGGATCGTCAACACGTCGTCGGAGGCGTTCCTCGCCGGGTCGGCGGGACAGCCGAACTACGCGGCGGCGAAGGGCGGCATCGTCGGTCTCACCACGTCGAGCGCGCTGGCGCTCGGCAAGTACGGGGTGACGGCGAACGTCATCTGTCCGCGGGCGCGGACGCGGATGACGGAGGACGTGTTCGCGGGCTTCCAGGAGCCGGGCGCGGGCGAACTGGACGCGCTGGC encodes:
- a CDS encoding SigE family RNA polymerase sigma factor → MGERKQVLDGEFQGFVTNRWSQLMRTAFLLTGQQHAAEDLVQSSLERTYVSWRKVSAAGDPDAYVRRIMINTHARRHRRKLKEFLSLQDEAPVLDTCERGDRMAQADDRAALLRALAQLPVRQREAVVLRYWEDLSETQTAEAMGCSVGTVKSNAAKGIAKLRAIPALTEKVGSRGEN
- a CDS encoding response regulator transcription factor, encoding MIRVLLAEDQGMMRGALALLLGMEKDIEVVAQVGAGDEIVDAALTARPDVALLDVELPGRSGLEAAADLREECPECRVLILTTFGRPGYLRRAMEAGAVGFLVKDGPVEDLAEAIRQALRGETVIDPALAAAALSAGPNPLTAREADVLKASVDGATVADIAGKLHLSESTVRNYLSAAIGKTGTRNRMEAVREARQQGWL
- a CDS encoding sensor histidine kinase codes for the protein MRAKEKYGRSDPNDLGPPNGFALLPWLLMGMGSFSNVIQGKTGNPWIGGIGLLAFNSLYINVVFRAFHKQAREARVTKHSLLALTAVTFALAIGYGGSWLMFFPLLGLATGAVLRGRQLAPAGIALSIAAAVVGGLRDGWDAAGIAYGTLISVMVTGAILALSETVKELRSTREELARSAVEKERLRFSRDLHDLLGHTLSVIVVKAEATRRLAPRDLDAALGQVTDIESVGRQALTEIREAVTGYREGSLATELDRARDLLEAAGIDAVVRQSGPPLAPQTAALLGWVVRECATNVVRHSRATHCEIEVAGTAERTRLLIADDGRGVGSTAPGSGLKGLAERLAAAGGSLESGPAPHGGFRVTATLPVTELSTVPEERTP
- a CDS encoding ABC transporter permease, encoding MVAYLGLELRRTLRDPGFVIGGIGLPVLMYLLFTNVGGGSEYAEWKTTSMVGMAAYGAVIAALNTGTGVAEDKTIGWLRQLRATPMTPRDVVLGRALTGAVTVLPAIVAVFAAGGLVNGVRMAPWQWAAAAVLLWAGSLPFTMLGLGNGYRLTAQTTGVVNTACNLGLAVLGGLWFPVDLFPGWLRTLSDWTPTHRYADLGTSVTDGSGIGLGTVAVLIAWLLVFGSYAVVSYRRAARTV
- a CDS encoding ABC transporter ATP-binding protein — protein: MTKTSESSPADGPAVAFTGVVKAFGPLRAVDGVGLRIEPGETVALLGRNGAGKSTAISLLLGLDDPDAGEVRLFGGPPGAAVRAGRVGAMLQEGRLVPRVTVRELVSFVAGRYPAPMPLGDALALAGIEELAGRRVDKLSGGQTQRVRFAVALAGNPSLIVLDEPTAALDVEARAAFWASMRGYARRGHTVLFSTHYLEEADRHADRIVVMDHGRIVADGSGEQVKRAAGGSSVSFDLAGRGTEGLTLLPGVRSVEVRGGRATLRTEDSDATVVALAELGAVRGLRVAAASLDDAFLALTSPASPAASALEAV
- a CDS encoding MaoC/PaaZ C-terminal domain-containing protein, with amino-acid sequence MPIDAAKAVAAEPRSAEIAWDHKDIQLYHLGLGAGVPATDPDELRYTLESRLHVLPSFATVAGAGMGMMGGLSAPGIEVNLAAVLHGGQTITLHRPIPVKGSATATSKVAAVYDKGKAAVLVLRSEVADGEGPLWTSDAQIFVRGEGGFGGDRGPSARVPAPDGEPDRTVERPVREDQALLYRLSGDWNPLHADPEFAKLAGFERPILHGLCTYGMTLKAVVDTMLDGDVSRVRGYSTRFTGVVFPGETLRIRMWRTEGRIQATVTAVERDDAPVLADTVVEHA
- a CDS encoding Zn-dependent alcohol dehydrogenase — protein: MRAAVLHEIGQDKLEVLDDVEATGFGPGKVKIRVRATGLCHSDISAMNGVLPQPAPFIPGHEGAGEIIDVGDGVTGLSQGDRVLLCWLPACGTCPACKRGQTQLCLAGFMNAGTPNFKRPGGDVFGFAGTGTFTEEVVVDAGCAVPIPDDVPFDIAALIGCGVTTGLGAAINTADVAAGSSVAVIGCGGVGISAIQGARLKGAAQIIAVDPVASRREAALKFGATEAVAPDELADAKQRVTAGEGFDYVFEVVGKSATARTAYETTRRGGTLCVVGAGALDDFLQFNMFELFFDEKKILPSMYGGGDVLTSYERAITLWRAGRIDLESLITHRVQLPEINEALDQMRTGVALRTCIEI
- a CDS encoding 3-oxoacyl-ACP reductase, coding for MSPSLPLEGLSAIVTGAGRGLGRAEALELARLGASVVVNDFGQPGRDGSGEASAAPAEEVAAEIRAGGGQAVAHLGDVADHEQARGLVQLAIDTYGKLDILVNNAGILRDRMIFSMSEGEWDSVIRVHLKGHFNTTHFASVHWRERSKAAGEPVYGRIVNTSSEAFLAGSAGQPNYAAAKGGIVGLTTSSALALGKYGVTANVICPRARTRMTEDVFAGFQEPGAGELDALAPEHVAPLVGYLASPAAAAVNGQLLVVHGGMVAVVERPKVAAKFDTAKGVFTYEELDEALSPYYAGRPEGETFAAAEVLGLKRG